The Methylobacterium currus genome contains a region encoding:
- a CDS encoding ABC transporter ATP-binding protein — MLILDGLSKTYADGTRALADISLTVRAGEIVALIGGSGCGKTTLLRLVAGLDRASAGGISLDGEAIAAPHPGVGIVFQEPRLLPWLTVADNVAFGLADLPRPERRARVAHALDRVGLAEQAGRWPRDLSGGQQQRVAIARAFVAAPKVLLLDEPFSALDALTRAGLHRHLLSLWEESRPTVLLVTHDVAEAVALADRAVVLRPKPGRIDDAIPLPLSRPRLPSAPGSEAAARTILASLDRSLRPEGEPDRQKPDASALWW, encoded by the coding sequence ATGCTGATCCTGGACGGGCTGTCGAAGACCTACGCCGACGGCACGCGGGCGCTTGCCGACATCTCGCTCACCGTGCGGGCCGGCGAGATCGTGGCGCTGATCGGCGGGTCGGGCTGCGGCAAGACCACGCTGCTGCGCCTGGTCGCCGGGCTCGACCGGGCGAGCGCCGGGGGCATCAGCCTCGACGGCGAGGCGATCGCGGCGCCGCATCCGGGCGTCGGCATCGTCTTTCAGGAGCCGCGGCTCCTGCCCTGGCTCACCGTCGCCGACAACGTGGCGTTCGGGCTCGCCGACCTGCCACGGCCGGAGCGCCGGGCCCGGGTGGCGCATGCCCTGGATCGCGTCGGCCTCGCCGAGCAGGCCGGGCGCTGGCCCCGCGACCTGTCGGGCGGCCAGCAGCAGCGGGTGGCGATCGCCCGTGCCTTCGTGGCGGCCCCGAAGGTGCTGCTCCTCGACGAGCCGTTCTCGGCCCTCGACGCCCTGACCCGGGCCGGCCTGCACCGCCATCTCCTCTCCTTATGGGAGGAGAGCCGGCCGACCGTGCTCCTCGTCACTCACGACGTCGCCGAGGCGGTGGCGCTCGCCGACCGGGCCGTGGTGCTCCGCCCCAAGCCCGGCCGGATCGACGACGCGATCCCGCTGCCCCTGAGCCGCCCGCGTCTTCCCTCGGCGCCGGGCAGCGAGGCCGCCGCACGCACCATCCTGGCGAGCCTCGACCGCTCGCTGCGTCCGGAGGGCGAGCCCGATCGCCAGAAACCCGACGCCTCCGCCCTGTGGTGGTGA
- a CDS encoding ABC transporter permease translates to MRPAEATPLPLGAAPKVPSKTVATALRLPGGRVLAGLVLPLFLALAWEAAVRAGLAQGRLVPPPSRVLATLWGLAESGELWTHVLASLTRVAAGFGFGALAGIVVGAVTGTLPLARQLVDPSLQALRAIPSIAWVPLFILWFGIFEASKITLIAVGVFFPVYLGVAGAIAGVDRKLIEVGRVFRLSRLALARRILLPAVLPATLVALRTGLGLGFMFVAAAELLGASEGLGYLLLDGQQLGKPDQIVAAILAFAGLGKVCDALLVGLTAPLARWQDTARDTL, encoded by the coding sequence GTGAGACCCGCGGAGGCGACCCCGCTTCCCCTCGGCGCCGCGCCCAAAGTCCCGTCCAAGACCGTCGCCACGGCGCTGCGCCTGCCCGGCGGGCGGGTGCTCGCCGGGCTCGTCCTGCCGCTCTTTCTCGCCCTCGCCTGGGAGGCGGCGGTGCGGGCAGGGTTGGCGCAGGGACGGCTGGTGCCGCCGCCGAGCCGGGTGCTGGCCACCCTCTGGGGCCTCGCGGAGAGCGGCGAATTGTGGACCCACGTGCTCGCCAGCCTGACCCGCGTCGCGGCGGGGTTCGGCTTCGGGGCGCTGGCCGGGATCGTGGTCGGGGCGGTCACCGGCACGCTGCCGCTCGCCCGGCAGCTGGTCGACCCGAGCCTGCAGGCCCTGCGGGCGATTCCTTCGATCGCCTGGGTGCCGCTGTTCATCCTGTGGTTCGGCATCTTCGAGGCCTCGAAGATCACCCTGATCGCGGTCGGCGTGTTCTTCCCGGTCTATCTCGGGGTGGCGGGCGCCATCGCGGGCGTCGACCGCAAGCTGATCGAGGTCGGCCGGGTCTTTCGGCTCTCGCGCCTCGCGCTCGCCCGGCGCATCCTGCTGCCGGCGGTGCTGCCCGCGACCCTGGTGGCCCTGCGCACGGGCCTCGGCCTCGGCTTCATGTTCGTGGCGGCGGCCGAGCTGCTCGGCGCCTCGGAAGGCCTCGGCTACCTCCTCCTCGACGGCCAGCAGCTCGGCAAGCCGGACCAGATCGTCGCGGCGATCCTGGCCTTCGCGGGCTTGGGCAAAGTGTGCGATGCGCTGCTCGTCGGCCTGACCGCGCCGCTCGCGCGCTGGCAGGACACGGCGCGGGACACTCTCTGA
- a CDS encoding glycosyltransferase — protein MFIRIPQDADTSHSTMARSFSERFSKLQSGKTRVAFYYDYPDRSTFRYRVENIIKALDLHCEDISSAHFHFEEIEHLNQVVDKCDVLVLARARYTSLLEIAIRRAQRAGKPVLFDVDDLVFDPIYIPMIMDTSNVDMKSANTWDYWFSYVGRVGHTLKLCDRATVTNDYLADKVRAFCGKDVHVIPNTVSDEEMAHAHAIIQSKRANKYARNKFINIGYFSGPPSHDKDFRIASDALLTHMRKNLNVNLTLVGYLTLDEEFSNLAGRVRRLGMQTEIDLLTQIAGCEINIAPLQINNFTNCKSELKFFEAAIVGTFSLLSPSFTFKKAAKESQGAHLVPEADWYDAIGNTIELISSNPSRYVDMIEASCKYSEKNFSSRVLYQAARGAYLA, from the coding sequence ATGTTTATTCGCATTCCGCAAGATGCCGATACGTCGCACTCGACGATGGCACGAAGCTTCTCCGAGAGGTTTTCAAAACTTCAATCGGGAAAGACCCGAGTGGCTTTTTATTACGACTACCCGGATCGAAGCACGTTTCGGTACCGCGTCGAAAATATTATCAAGGCCCTCGATCTCCATTGCGAAGACATATCGTCTGCGCACTTTCATTTCGAAGAGATTGAGCATCTGAATCAAGTCGTCGACAAATGCGACGTTCTGGTCCTTGCCCGCGCTCGCTACACGTCGCTCCTCGAAATCGCCATCAGACGGGCGCAGCGCGCCGGCAAGCCCGTACTCTTTGATGTCGACGACTTAGTTTTTGATCCTATTTATATTCCAATGATCATGGATACAAGCAATGTTGATATGAAGTCTGCAAACACCTGGGATTACTGGTTTTCTTACGTGGGGCGAGTCGGCCACACCCTAAAGTTATGTGATCGCGCGACCGTGACCAACGATTATCTTGCCGACAAAGTGCGCGCATTTTGCGGCAAAGATGTCCATGTGATCCCCAATACCGTGAGCGACGAAGAGATGGCTCACGCTCATGCCATCATCCAGTCGAAGCGCGCGAACAAATATGCAAGAAATAAATTCATAAATATAGGATATTTTTCAGGACCCCCTTCTCACGACAAAGATTTTCGAATTGCGTCCGATGCACTTCTCACGCATATGAGAAAAAATCTTAACGTAAATCTTACTCTCGTAGGCTATCTCACGTTGGACGAGGAATTTAGTAATCTTGCTGGTCGCGTGCGTCGGCTCGGAATGCAAACCGAGATCGATCTCCTCACACAGATCGCAGGATGTGAGATTAATATTGCCCCGCTGCAAATTAACAATTTCACCAACTGCAAATCGGAGCTGAAGTTTTTCGAAGCTGCGATCGTCGGAACATTTTCCCTCTTGTCGCCCTCATTTACCTTCAAGAAGGCGGCAAAGGAGTCGCAGGGTGCGCACCTCGTTCCCGAGGCCGATTGGTATGATGCGATCGGTAACACCATCGAATTGATCTCGTCGAATCCGAGTAGATACGTCGATATGATTGAGGCGAGCTGCAAATATTCTGAGAAAAATTTTAGCTCGCGCGTCTTGTACCAGGCCGCTCGCGGCGCCTATCTCGCCTGA
- a CDS encoding OsmC family protein — MDATALRSLQAPIKDRYRSDPDAAVITLKAQGSLDDGGIACKVETGRALAVAGLHPASGGSGAELCSGDMLLEALVACAGVTLKAVATALEIPLRKGLVKAEGDLDFRGTLGVDKGAPVGFRSIRLSFEVDTDAPQEKLDQLLKLTERYCVVFQTINQKPQLEATISQY; from the coding sequence ATGGACGCCACCGCGTTGCGCTCGCTCCAGGCCCCGATCAAGGACCGCTATCGCAGCGATCCGGACGCGGCCGTGATCACCCTGAAGGCGCAGGGCTCGCTCGACGACGGCGGCATCGCCTGCAAGGTCGAGACCGGCCGGGCGCTGGCCGTGGCGGGCCTCCATCCGGCGAGCGGCGGATCGGGCGCCGAGCTCTGCTCCGGCGACATGCTGCTCGAGGCGCTGGTCGCCTGTGCCGGCGTGACCCTGAAGGCGGTGGCGACCGCCCTGGAGATCCCTCTGCGCAAGGGCCTGGTCAAGGCCGAGGGCGACCTCGACTTCCGCGGCACCCTCGGCGTCGACAAGGGTGCGCCGGTGGGTTTCCGATCCATTCGCCTCAGCTTCGAGGTCGATACCGACGCGCCGCAGGAGAAGCTGGACCAGCTGCTGAAGCTCACCGAGCGCTACTGCGTGGTATTCCAGACCATCAACCAGAAGCCGCAGCTGGAGGCGACAATTTCACAATATTAA
- a CDS encoding IS5 family transposase (programmed frameshift): protein MLTDAQWAELEPLVEACRPKGKTPPQELRRTISAILWRHHNGASWRAIPAELGPWWQAAQIFIRWARAGVWERLLDLVQSRGVALGMVFLDGTNIRAHQKAAGAAKKGGSGAERDHREALGRSRGGYGTKACVIADGRGRPVGFRLAPGQAHELPHALPLLDQLPGVPKWVVADRGFSSHGFREAIWTAGARPAIPTKSNEAPLACPDWIYTNRNIVERLWARLKEWRAVATRYEKTAVSFMGVLCLAATLLWIK, encoded by the exons ATGCTGACGGACGCTCAGTGGGCCGAACTGGAACCGCTGGTGGAAGCCTGCCGGCCCAAAGGCAAGACGCCGCCCCAAGAGCTGCGCCGCACGATCTCAGCCATCCTCTGGCGGCATCACAACGGCGCCTCTTGGAGGGCCATTCCAGCCGAGTTGGGTCCCTGGTGGCAGGCCGCCCAGATCTTCATCCGCTGGGCGCGCGCCGGCGTCTGGGAGCGGCTGCTCGACCTCGTGCAGAGCCGCGGCGTCGCGCTGGGCATGGTGTTTCTCGACGGCACGAACATTCGAGCCCACCAGAAGGCGGCGGGCGCGGCCA AAAAGGGGGGATCTGGAGCCGAGCGAGACCATCGTGAAGCTCTTGGCCGCTCGCGTGGCGGCTATGGCACCAAGGCCTGCGTGATCGCCGATGGACGGGGCCGCCCCGTCGGTTTCCGCCTCGCGCCCGGTCAGGCGCATGAACTGCCCCACGCCCTTCCGCTGCTCGATCAACTGCCCGGGGTGCCGAAGTGGGTGGTGGCCGACCGTGGCTTCTCCAGCCACGGCTTTCGCGAGGCGATCTGGACCGCCGGGGCCCGGCCCGCGATCCCGACCAAGAGCAACGAGGCCCCGCTCGCCTGTCCTGACTGGATCTACACCAATCGCAACATCGTCGAGCGACTGTGGGCGCGCCTCAAGGAATGGCGGGCCGTTGCCACACGCTACGAGAAGACTGCCGTCAGCTTCATGGGCGTCCTCTGCCTCGCCGCTACGCTCCTCTGGATCAAGTGA
- a CDS encoding aminotransferase class IV, producing MLWRDGRLHEGTVAPFDLADRGLLLGDGVFDTAMALRGTVVAEEAHLARLAEAAAALGFRFDEEEARTAMRAVAATLERAAIRTTVTRGSGPRGLRPPVEPRPVLWASAAPLRSGLVFSDLSLGWSVIRRNETSPGARHKTLGYLDAVLAAEAAARAGDDEALFLNTAGRVACAGTGNLFAVFGRVLVTPSLSEGVLAGIVRARLLALGPGLGLGLTPTERPVAPEALAEADAVFLTNSLRLIAPVQRIAERDFASAGHPVVRALQAALSAEIAQACGVAPEG from the coding sequence ATGCTGTGGCGTGACGGGCGCCTGCACGAGGGCACGGTCGCGCCCTTCGACCTCGCCGATCGCGGCCTGCTCCTCGGCGACGGGGTGTTCGACACCGCCATGGCGCTGCGCGGCACGGTGGTGGCGGAGGAGGCGCATCTGGCGCGGCTCGCCGAGGCTGCCGCTGCCCTCGGCTTCCGCTTCGACGAGGAGGAAGCCCGCACGGCGATGCGGGCGGTGGCGGCCACTCTCGAGCGGGCGGCGATCCGCACCACCGTCACCCGCGGGTCCGGGCCGCGGGGCCTGCGCCCGCCGGTCGAGCCCCGCCCGGTCCTGTGGGCGAGCGCCGCACCGTTGCGCTCAGGGCTCGTCTTCTCGGACCTGTCCCTCGGCTGGAGCGTGATCCGCCGCAACGAGACCTCGCCGGGCGCGCGCCACAAGACGCTGGGCTATCTCGACGCGGTGCTCGCCGCCGAGGCGGCCGCGCGGGCGGGGGATGACGAGGCCCTCTTCCTCAACACGGCCGGGCGGGTGGCCTGCGCCGGGACCGGCAACCTGTTCGCGGTGTTCGGGCGGGTGCTCGTCACGCCGTCCTTGAGCGAAGGCGTGCTGGCGGGCATCGTGCGCGCCAGGCTGCTCGCCTTAGGCCCCGGCCTCGGCCTCGGCCTCACGCCCACCGAGCGCCCGGTCGCGCCGGAGGCGCTGGCCGAGGCGGACGCGGTGTTCCTCACCAATTCCCTGCGGCTGATCGCGCCGGTGCAGCGGATCGCGGAGCGTGACTTTGCCAGCGCCGGGCATCCGGTCGTGCGGGCGTTGCAGGCGGCGCTGTCGGCGGAGATCGCGCAGGCCTGCGGAGTGGCGCCGGAGGGGTGA
- a CDS encoding [protein-PII] uridylyltransferase, with protein sequence MLAGIDQSLSDPTRLRERLVPELRRIIEAGRAEAERRLLADRDGHACAGLICAQMDAVIRAIYDAVVKRLYRADNPTAAEQIAVVATGGYGRGLLAPGSDIDLLFLLPYKQTAWSESVVEAMLYVLWDLKLKVGHATRSVADCLREGRADMTIRTALLESRFLFGDRALFEELETRFDREVVQGTAAEFVEAKLKERDARVQKSGASRYLVEPNVKDGKGGLRDLNTLFWIAKYTFRVKEAEDLVEAGLFTPDEFRLFQRCDEFLWRVRCHMHFVTGRAEERLSFGLQPRIAERLDYGARGGLAAVERFMKSYFLIAKDVGDLTAIVCAEMEARHAKRPPVLDRWLRRFKQHFRAPDLEADDFRIHTGRLDVRDDAAFERDPVNLIRLFWLSDRHDLAIHPDASRLATRSLSLIGPMVRVDPEANRLFIELLTSQNAPETVLRHMNETGVLGRFVPDFGRIVAMMQFNMYHHFTVDEHLIRSLGVLAKIEAGELEDEHPLAHRIVGTIQNRRALYVAMFLHDIAKGRKEDHSIAGAAVARKLGPRFGLDAAETSTVAWLVEHHLLMSMTAQSRDLSDPKTIETFAGVVQSLERLKLLLVITIADIKAVGPGTWTAWKATLLRTLYYETEMVLSGGRSEIPRTDRVRLIQMRLREQLTDWTAEEFDAYAGRHYPHYWLKVDAGRQLKNARFIRAAAEAGNTVATIFETDLSRGVTELCVYSPDHPRLLAILTGACAASGGNIVDAQIFTTADGFVLDTITLSRAFERDEDELRRAGRIATAIERALKGEIRIADLVADKHPLKDRPRTFQVAPDLSIDNALSARETVLEISGLDRPGLLFDLTSALGRLNLNITSAHVATFGERAVDVFYVTDLTGTKVTQPDRQATIRRAVMAVFEADLPRGDRGRRGAGRQALKDDPSAAAPVAGEA encoded by the coding sequence ATGCTCGCCGGCATCGACCAGTCCCTCAGCGACCCGACGCGCCTGCGCGAGCGGCTGGTGCCGGAACTGCGCCGCATCATCGAGGCCGGCCGCGCCGAGGCCGAGCGGCGGCTGCTGGCCGACCGCGACGGCCATGCCTGCGCCGGGCTGATCTGCGCCCAGATGGATGCGGTGATCCGGGCGATCTACGACGCGGTGGTCAAGCGGCTCTACCGGGCCGACAACCCGACCGCGGCCGAGCAGATCGCCGTGGTGGCGACCGGCGGCTATGGCCGCGGCCTGCTGGCGCCGGGCTCCGACATCGATCTCCTGTTCCTCCTGCCCTACAAGCAGACCGCCTGGAGCGAGAGCGTCGTCGAGGCGATGCTCTACGTGCTGTGGGACCTCAAGCTGAAGGTCGGCCACGCCACCCGCTCGGTCGCCGATTGCCTGCGCGAGGGCCGCGCCGACATGACGATCCGCACCGCGCTCCTCGAATCGCGCTTCCTGTTCGGCGATCGCGCCCTGTTCGAGGAACTCGAGACCCGCTTCGACCGCGAGGTGGTGCAGGGCACCGCGGCCGAGTTCGTCGAGGCCAAGCTCAAGGAGCGCGACGCACGGGTGCAGAAGAGCGGCGCCTCGCGCTACCTCGTCGAGCCCAACGTCAAGGACGGCAAGGGGGGGCTTCGCGACCTCAACACCCTGTTCTGGATCGCCAAGTACACGTTCCGGGTGAAGGAGGCCGAGGACCTGGTCGAGGCCGGCCTGTTCACGCCGGACGAGTTCCGGCTGTTTCAGCGCTGCGACGAGTTCCTGTGGCGGGTGCGCTGCCACATGCACTTCGTCACCGGGCGGGCCGAGGAGCGGCTGTCCTTCGGGCTGCAGCCGCGCATCGCCGAGCGGCTGGATTACGGCGCCCGCGGCGGCCTTGCCGCGGTCGAGCGGTTCATGAAGTCGTACTTCCTGATCGCCAAGGATGTCGGCGACCTCACCGCCATCGTCTGCGCCGAGATGGAGGCGCGCCACGCCAAGCGCCCGCCGGTCCTCGACCGCTGGCTGCGCCGCTTCAAGCAGCATTTCCGGGCGCCCGACCTGGAGGCGGACGATTTCCGCATCCATACCGGCCGGCTCGACGTGCGCGACGACGCCGCCTTCGAGCGGGACCCGGTCAACCTGATCCGGCTGTTCTGGCTCTCCGACCGGCACGACCTCGCGATCCATCCCGATGCCAGCCGGCTCGCGACGCGGTCCCTGAGCCTGATCGGCCCGATGGTGCGGGTCGATCCGGAGGCCAACCGCCTGTTCATCGAGCTCCTGACCTCGCAGAACGCCCCCGAGACGGTGCTGCGGCACATGAACGAGACCGGGGTGCTCGGGCGCTTCGTGCCGGATTTCGGCCGCATCGTCGCGATGATGCAGTTCAACATGTACCACCACTTCACGGTGGACGAGCACCTGATCCGGTCCTTGGGCGTGCTGGCCAAGATCGAGGCCGGGGAGCTGGAGGACGAGCATCCGCTCGCCCACCGCATCGTCGGCACGATCCAGAACCGGCGCGCGCTCTACGTGGCGATGTTCCTGCACGACATCGCCAAGGGCCGGAAGGAGGACCACTCGATCGCCGGCGCGGCGGTAGCGCGCAAGCTCGGGCCGCGCTTCGGGCTGGATGCGGCCGAGACCAGCACCGTCGCCTGGCTGGTCGAGCACCACCTCCTGATGTCGATGACGGCGCAGAGCCGCGACCTCTCGGACCCGAAGACCATCGAGACCTTCGCGGGCGTGGTGCAGAGCCTGGAGCGGCTGAAGCTCCTCCTCGTCATCACCATCGCCGACATCAAGGCGGTCGGTCCCGGCACGTGGACCGCCTGGAAGGCGACGCTCCTGCGCACCCTCTACTACGAGACCGAGATGGTCCTGTCGGGCGGGCGCTCGGAGATCCCGCGCACCGACCGGGTGCGGCTGATCCAGATGCGCCTGCGCGAGCAGCTGACCGACTGGACGGCCGAGGAGTTCGACGCCTATGCGGGCCGGCACTACCCGCATTACTGGCTCAAGGTCGATGCCGGGCGCCAGCTCAAGAACGCCCGCTTCATCCGGGCGGCGGCCGAGGCCGGCAACACCGTCGCCACCATCTTCGAGACCGACCTGTCGCGCGGCGTCACCGAGCTCTGCGTCTACTCGCCGGACCATCCGCGCCTGCTCGCGATCCTCACCGGCGCCTGCGCGGCGTCCGGCGGCAACATCGTCGACGCGCAGATCTTCACCACCGCCGACGGCTTCGTGCTCGACACCATCACCCTGTCGCGGGCCTTCGAGCGCGACGAGGACGAGCTGCGCCGGGCCGGCCGCATCGCCACCGCGATCGAGCGGGCGCTGAAGGGCGAGATCCGCATCGCCGACCTCGTCGCCGACAAGCATCCGCTGAAGGACCGCCCGCGCACTTTCCAGGTCGCCCCCGACCTGTCGATCGACAACGCGCTCTCGGCCCGCGAGACGGTGCTGGAAATCTCCGGCCTCGACCGGCCTGGCCTGCTGTTCGATCTCACCTCGGCGCTCGGCCGGCTCAACCTCAACATCACCTCGGCCCATGTCGCGACCTTCGGCGAGCGGGCGGTGGACGTGTTCTACGTCACCGACCTCACCGGCACCAAGGTGACCCAGCCCGACCGCCAGGCCACCATCCGGCGGGCCGTGATGGCGGTGTTCGAGGCCGACCTGCCCCGCGGCGACCGGGGCCGGCGCGGCGCGGGCAGGCAAGCCCTTAAGGACGATCCCAGCGCCGCAGCCCCGGTCGCTGGCGAAGCTTGA
- the grpE gene encoding nucleotide exchange factor GrpE: MTPNDTENAARAQEPRGHAPEAAEGAPASAPEAAQKADALAALEAEKLDLKDKLLRTLADMENLRRRTEREVADARTYAVTNFARDMLNAADNIRRALESVPADARATAEGSLKALVDGIELTERDLLKTLERHGVKRVEPQGQRFDPNLHQAMFEVPNPDVTSGTVVQVVQSGYVIGDRVLRPALVGVAKGGPKAEAKPAEG, translated from the coding sequence ATGACGCCGAACGACACGGAGAACGCCGCGCGGGCCCAGGAGCCTCGGGGGCATGCGCCCGAAGCTGCCGAGGGCGCTCCCGCCTCCGCGCCGGAGGCCGCCCAGAAAGCCGACGCGCTCGCCGCGCTCGAGGCCGAGAAGCTCGACCTCAAGGACAAGCTGCTGCGTACGCTGGCCGACATGGAGAACCTGCGCCGGCGCACCGAGCGCGAGGTGGCGGATGCCCGCACCTACGCGGTGACGAACTTCGCCCGCGACATGCTCAACGCCGCCGACAACATCCGCCGCGCCCTCGAGAGCGTGCCGGCCGATGCCCGCGCGACGGCCGAGGGCTCGCTCAAGGCCCTCGTCGACGGGATCGAGCTGACCGAGCGCGACTTGCTCAAGACCTTGGAGCGCCATGGCGTGAAGCGGGTCGAGCCGCAGGGTCAGCGCTTCGACCCCAACCTGCACCAGGCGATGTTCGAGGTGCCCAACCCCGACGTGACCTCCGGCACGGTCGTGCAGGTGGTGCAGTCGGGCTACGTCATCGGCGACCGCGTCCTGCGCCCGGCCCTGGTGGGCGTGGCCAAGGGCGGCCCGAAGGCCGAGGCGAAGCCGGCGGAAGGCTGA
- a CDS encoding anthranilate synthase component II, which translates to MILVIDNYDSFVFNVVRTFEELGATVRVARNDALDVAGIRAANPEGVVISPGPCSPAEAGVSLAAIRALSGEVPLLGVCLGHQCIGAAFGGRVARARRPLHGHATAITHDGQGLFSGLPAPLTVGRYHSLIVEPAPGMAEHLSVDAVSPEGEVMALSHRRHPTYGVQFHPESVLTEHGHALFGNFLELARRWREAGGARHAVA; encoded by the coding sequence TTGATCCTCGTCATCGACAATTACGATTCCTTCGTCTTCAACGTGGTGCGCACCTTCGAGGAGCTGGGCGCCACGGTGCGGGTGGCGCGCAACGACGCCCTCGACGTCGCGGGCATCCGGGCGGCGAACCCGGAGGGAGTGGTGATCTCACCGGGGCCGTGCAGCCCGGCGGAGGCCGGGGTGTCGCTGGCGGCGATCCGCGCGCTGTCGGGGGAGGTGCCTCTCCTCGGGGTCTGCCTCGGCCATCAATGCATCGGCGCGGCCTTCGGCGGCCGGGTCGCGCGGGCCCGGCGACCGCTCCACGGCCACGCGACGGCGATCACCCATGACGGGCAGGGGCTCTTTTCCGGCCTGCCGGCTCCGCTCACGGTCGGGCGCTACCACTCGCTGATCGTGGAACCGGCGCCCGGCATGGCCGAGCACCTGAGCGTCGACGCCGTCTCGCCCGAGGGCGAGGTGATGGCGCTCTCCCACCGCCGGCACCCGACCTACGGCGTGCAGTTCCATCCGGAATCGGTGCTGACCGAGCATGGCCACGCCCTGTTCGGCAATTTCTTGGAACTCGCCCGGCGCTGGCGCGAGGCGGGAGGTGCGCGCCATGCTGTGGCGTGA
- a CDS encoding aliphatic sulfonate ABC transporter substrate-binding protein, whose protein sequence is MRIHRRALIAAALGVALGADGLASARPALAQSAKEVRLDWATYNPVSLVLKDKGLLEKALAPEGITVRWVQSLGSNKALEFLNAGSIDFGSTAGAAALLARINGNPIKAVYAFSRPEWTALVTRPKTGIQAVKDLKGRRVAVTRGTDPHIFLIRALRNAGLTERDVKLVLLQHPDGRTALDRGDVDAWAGLDPIMAAAEIENGDVLFHRDPAANTWGVLNVREDFAKQNPGLTRAVLAAYEEARKLALADPQELKRILVAATKLPEPVVARQLERTDLSQPVIGKLQAETILDAGTALLDAGVIPAGTDVGAAVEALIDPRFGPAAP, encoded by the coding sequence ATGCGCATCCACCGCCGCGCGCTGATCGCAGCCGCTCTTGGTGTCGCCCTCGGGGCTGACGGCCTCGCTTCCGCCCGCCCGGCCCTGGCGCAGTCGGCCAAGGAGGTGCGCCTCGACTGGGCGACCTACAATCCGGTGAGCCTCGTCCTGAAGGACAAGGGCCTCCTCGAGAAGGCGCTGGCACCTGAGGGAATCACGGTGCGCTGGGTCCAGTCGCTGGGGTCGAACAAGGCGCTCGAATTCCTCAATGCCGGCTCGATCGACTTCGGCTCGACCGCCGGCGCCGCGGCCCTGCTGGCGCGGATCAACGGCAACCCGATCAAGGCCGTCTACGCCTTCTCGCGGCCGGAATGGACCGCCCTGGTGACCCGGCCGAAGACCGGCATTCAGGCGGTGAAGGACCTGAAGGGCCGCCGCGTCGCCGTCACCCGCGGCACCGACCCGCACATCTTCCTGATCCGGGCGCTCCGCAACGCCGGCCTGACCGAGCGCGACGTGAAGCTGGTGCTGCTCCAGCACCCGGACGGGCGCACGGCGCTCGACCGCGGCGACGTCGATGCCTGGGCCGGTCTCGACCCGATCATGGCCGCGGCCGAGATCGAGAACGGCGACGTGCTCTTCCACCGCGACCCCGCCGCCAATACCTGGGGCGTGCTCAACGTCCGCGAGGATTTCGCCAAGCAGAACCCGGGCCTGACCCGCGCGGTGCTGGCGGCCTACGAGGAGGCCCGCAAGCTCGCCCTCGCCGATCCGCAGGAGCTGAAGCGCATCCTGGTGGCGGCGACGAAGCTGCCTGAGCCGGTGGTGGCGCGCCAGCTCGAGCGCACCGACCTGTCGCAGCCGGTCATCGGCAAGCTCCAGGCCGAGACGATCCTGGATGCCGGCACCGCACTCCTCGATGCCGGGGTGATCCCGGCCGGGACCGATGTCGGCGCCGCGGTCGAGGCCCTGATCGATCCGCGCTTCGGTCCGGCGGCGCCGTGA